The Longimicrobium sp. genome has a segment encoding these proteins:
- a CDS encoding pitrilysin family protein → MSAWNAGAAAGQAPGLDRGRVPGPGPLRPFHFPAVHRRALANGLTVLAAEVRNFPVVTFDLVLLSGGGLGEEPERAGVAGLTAGLLESGAGGRSAAEIAEAVDGLGLSLDAGVSWDTAQCGFTALRARAAAGFEVLADLVRRPTFPQAEVERLRDERLATITQRRATPSSLADEVANRWIFAPGTAFARALGGLEETVRAIGRGDVEAFHAARYLPQGAALVAAGDLSLDEACELAERFLGDWAGAPPPEAAPDVRPRLERTTIAIADRPGSVQSEIRVAHVGIERTAPDYFAASVMNAILGGTFSSRLNLNLRERLGYTYGASSAFASRRAPGTFSMSTAVQTEVTAHSVSEMLRELREMREAPVSQAELDDARSFLAGVFPLGLQTTDGVASKLSSLFTYGLPDDYYEHYRDGILAVTADDVLEAARRRLWPERAAVVVAGDAAKIRGPLEELDVGPVEVVDPATLG, encoded by the coding sequence ATGAGCGCCTGGAACGCCGGGGCGGCCGCGGGCCAGGCCCCCGGGCTCGACCGCGGCCGCGTCCCCGGGCCGGGGCCGCTGCGCCCCTTCCACTTCCCCGCCGTCCACCGCCGCGCCCTGGCCAACGGGCTCACGGTGCTCGCGGCCGAGGTGCGCAACTTCCCCGTGGTCACCTTCGACCTGGTGCTCCTCTCCGGCGGCGGGCTGGGCGAGGAGCCGGAGCGGGCCGGGGTGGCGGGGCTCACGGCGGGGCTGCTGGAGTCGGGCGCGGGGGGGCGCAGCGCCGCCGAGATCGCCGAGGCCGTGGACGGGCTGGGGCTCTCGCTCGACGCGGGGGTCTCGTGGGACACCGCCCAGTGCGGCTTCACGGCGCTCCGGGCGCGCGCGGCCGCCGGGTTCGAGGTGCTGGCCGACCTGGTGCGCCGCCCCACCTTCCCGCAGGCCGAGGTGGAGCGGCTGCGCGACGAGCGCCTGGCCACCATCACCCAGCGCCGCGCCACCCCCTCGTCGCTGGCCGACGAGGTGGCCAACCGCTGGATCTTCGCCCCCGGCACCGCGTTCGCCCGGGCGCTGGGCGGGCTGGAGGAGACCGTGCGCGCGATCGGGCGCGGCGACGTGGAGGCGTTCCACGCCGCGCGCTACCTGCCGCAAGGCGCCGCGCTGGTGGCCGCGGGCGACCTCTCGCTCGACGAGGCGTGCGAGCTGGCCGAGCGCTTCCTGGGCGACTGGGCGGGAGCGCCGCCCCCCGAGGCCGCCCCCGACGTGCGCCCGCGGCTGGAGCGGACGACGATCGCGATCGCCGACCGGCCGGGGTCGGTGCAGAGCGAGATCCGCGTGGCGCACGTCGGCATCGAGCGCACCGCGCCCGACTACTTCGCGGCCTCGGTGATGAACGCCATCCTGGGCGGCACCTTCTCGTCGCGGCTCAACCTGAACCTGCGCGAGCGGCTGGGCTACACCTACGGCGCCTCGTCGGCGTTCGCCTCGCGGCGCGCGCCCGGCACCTTCAGCATGTCCACCGCCGTGCAGACGGAGGTGACGGCGCACTCCGTCTCGGAGATGCTGCGCGAGCTGCGCGAGATGCGCGAGGCGCCGGTGAGCCAGGCGGAGCTGGACGACGCGCGCAGCTTCCTGGCGGGCGTCTTCCCGCTGGGGCTGCAGACCACCGACGGCGTGGCGTCGAAGCTCTCCTCGCTCTTCACCTACGGCCTCCCCGACGACTACTACGAGCACTACCGCGACGGCATCCTGGCCGTGACCGCGGACGACGTGCTGGAGGCCGCCCGGCGCCGCCTCTGGCCCGAGCGCGCCGCGGTGGTCGTCGCCGGCGACGCGGCGAAGATCCGCGGCCCGCTGGAGGAGCTGGACGTCGGCCCCGTCGAGGTCGTCGACCCGGCCACGCTGGGGTGA